In Exiguobacterium sp. 9-2, the genomic window GGCGATGATGACGTCTTCGAGTAAAATGACAGCCGTCGTCTCGTCATCTTCTACCGGTAAATCGACGAATCGCGGTAAAACAGCAGGTACTTGTACGAGTGCCAAATTTCGTTTCGTCCCGTCTTCTGCTTCAAGAACCGTTGCGATGTTAAGTGATTTTGAAGACAACATCGGGAACGGACGATAGGCATCGACAGCAACAGGCGTGAGTACCGGAAAGACTTGTTCACGGAAAAAGGATTTTACATAGGTTGTTTGTTCTGAAGTCAGGGCGTCGTATTTTAAGAATGTAATGCCTTCATCTGATAACGTCTGATTGATTGCTTGAAATGCTTCGTATTGCCGATCGACTAACTCTTTTGTTTTCAACGCGATCGCACGTAACTGTTGTTTAGGTGTCATCTGTTGTTTATTTTCCGGTTTATTGAACCCAGCGAGCACTTCATCCTTTAAGCCACCGACCCTTACCATATAGAACTCGTCTAAATTGGAACTAAAGATACCGAGAAACTTAAAACGTTCCATTAATGGATTGCGTGTGTCAAAAGCTTCACCCAGTACACGTTCGTTGAACTGGAGCCAGCTGAGCTCACGATTATTGAAATGTTCCGGTATGTCGAGCTTCATGAAGGAAGATCTCCTTTCGTTTCGAAGGTAATCGTACAATCAATGATTCGTTCCAGGTGTTTCTTTTGTTTTTCGGCTTTTTCGACTTCAAATCCATAATCGTGATCGCCTGTATCGAGGACGAATTGGAGTTGGTCCTTTTTAAGGAACAGTTCCAAATGATCGACAGCTTTTCGTTCCGTCACGTCGAGGGCATGGCTTAACTTGAGTAAAGAACCGAGTAAGTCGAAGCGGTCCAGTGATTCTTCCGTGAACCATTCTTTGAACGGCTTTGCTAATTGTTGCATCCGTTTCGCTGAAGAATAGGAGCTGACAAGGGAGAGCGCAACGCGATCCTTGTGCGTCATGCCATTCATTTCGGTGTTCGTCAACAAATAAAACGTTTGGTCTGATCGCGTATCCGGATTAATGTATTGACCGCAATAAAACAAACGACTTGCGGAATCGAGGAGGCGTAAATCGGACGCTCGTTCTGATACCAGGTCTAACGTGACGAGTTGACGGTACATCGATTTAGCAAGTGTTCCGATATACGACGCACGATCACGATTGACCTTATAATCACTTTCAAGCTGATAGAGGCTCTGCTCACGTACGTTTTCAATCCGGCGGTATGCTTCGTCCTGCACGTCGAACTCGTAAACAAGACCTTCACGAAGACCGAGATTGCTCATGATGAATTCTTCCGCTTCGATGTGTTGAGCTAACCCTTGGATCGCAATCAATGCCGGCAGGAAAATATCGATTCGATCCTTTGATAGCCCTTCGATTTTCGATAGCTGTTTCGCTGATTTCCCTTCCAGATCATCGACCATTTTCGCGAGTTCCTTCGCCTTGATTTGATATTGATGAACGCTCCGAAGCGGATAATCCTGATTGGATTGATGGATACGAACGAAGTTTCGGGCAGAACCACCGACACCGATTAAAGGAAGCTTTTTATCACTTAGCCATGGTATCGATTCGAATTGTTCCCGTAAGAATTTCACCAACTTCTTCTTATCACTTGCACTAAGTGTCTCGTCGGAAACGAATTGCCGTGTCAATGTGACGGCGCCAAATGGAAAGCTATGATACGCTACCATCTCGCGATTTTCGATCAAGGTGACTTCCATGGAACCACCGCCGATGTCGACAGAAAACCCATCTGTCAGGAAGGTCGAATTGATGATAGCAAAATAACCATAGTATGCTTCTTGTTCGTCTGTTAGAACCTGAATGGAAAAAGGTGTGTTTTCAGTAACGGATTTAACAATTGCTTCTCGATTCGTCGCATTACGAATAGCAGCGGTCGCGACACAAATCGTCTCCTCGACCTCATGGGTGACACCGACTTCGTAAAATCGATGTAACGTTTCTTCGAGTAACGAGATGCCTGCGTCGTCAAGTGCTCCGTCTTTATTGATATGAGCAGATAAACGCGCGACGACTTTAATGTTAATCTTCTCGATGTAACGACCAGAAGCGATCGGATGGAAGATGACATAACGAATTGAGTTGGAACCGATATCGATAACTGCAAGTTCTTGTTTCAAGTGACCTCGACTCCTCTCTGCGATGCGTGCATTAAAAGATTTCCCTTCCTGAACAAGCCGGAAACAGCTAGTTTCTGTCTTTATTGTACCTTGATTATTTTCAAAGGAGGATAGGAAGTTGCTAGAGTTGCACCAATAATTAGCGAACGCTATAATAAGACAGTTGATTAAGACGTAATTATTCCGTTTTACGAAAACGGAAGGAGTGAAAATAAATGGAAACACCAATCATCGAGATTGATCAAGTCAGCTATGATTATCCAGATCGCCGGGTATTGAATCAAGTTTCGTTTCAGGTTCAACAAGGACAATTCTTAGCAATCGTCGGGGAAAATGGATCTGGGAAATCGACGCTGATCAAATGTATCTTAGGTTTATTGCAACCGAAAGGAACGATTCGCTTATTCGGACAACCCCAATCGCAATTCAATGAATGGTGGCGAATCAGCTATGTCTCGCAAAAAGCAGCTTCGTTTAACTCGGGTTTCCCGGTAACTGTCGCAGAAGTCGTCGAGATGGGGTTGTATGCTAAAAAAGGACTTTTTCGTCGTTTGTCACGCGATGATCGAGACAAAGTACGGACTGCCCTTGAAACAGTCGGAATGTGGGAACGCCGTGATTCAAAAGTCGGCGACTTGTCCGGCGGTCAACAACAACGCGTCTTCATCGCGCGTGCGCTCGTCAACGATCCGGACTTAATGATCTTAGATGAACCAACTGTTGGTGTCGATCAGCGATACGTGAAAGAATTTTATGAAATTCTTGAAGAACTGCGTCGAGATAAACGGCGAACGTTCGTCCTTGTGACACATGATATCCATTTCGTCAGCAAACTCGTCACGGATGTCATTCATTTGGTCGATGGACGTTTAGGTTGTAACTGTGGCATTAAAGAGTATTGGG contains:
- a CDS encoding Ppx/GppA family phosphatase; translation: MKQELAVIDIGSNSIRYVIFHPIASGRYIEKINIKVVARLSAHINKDGALDDAGISLLEETLHRFYEVGVTHEVEETICVATAAIRNATNREAIVKSVTENTPFSIQVLTDEQEAYYGYFAIINSTFLTDGFSVDIGGGSMEVTLIENREMVAYHSFPFGAVTLTRQFVSDETLSASDKKKLVKFLREQFESIPWLSDKKLPLIGVGGSARNFVRIHQSNQDYPLRSVHQYQIKAKELAKMVDDLEGKSAKQLSKIEGLSKDRIDIFLPALIAIQGLAQHIEAEEFIMSNLGLREGLVYEFDVQDEAYRRIENVREQSLYQLESDYKVNRDRASYIGTLAKSMYRQLVTLDLVSERASDLRLLDSASRLFYCGQYINPDTRSDQTFYLLTNTEMNGMTHKDRVALSLVSSYSSAKRMQQLAKPFKEWFTEESLDRFDLLGSLLKLSHALDVTERKAVDHLELFLKKDQLQFVLDTGDHDYGFEVEKAEKQKKHLERIIDCTITFETKGDLPS
- a CDS encoding metal ABC transporter ATP-binding protein, which codes for METPIIEIDQVSYDYPDRRVLNQVSFQVQQGQFLAIVGENGSGKSTLIKCILGLLQPKGTIRLFGQPQSQFNEWWRISYVSQKAASFNSGFPVTVAEVVEMGLYAKKGLFRRLSRDDRDKVRTALETVGMWERRDSKVGDLSGGQQQRVFIARALVNDPDLMILDEPTVGVDQRYVKEFYEILEELRRDKRRTFVLVTHDIHFVSKLVTDVIHLVDGRLGCNCGIKEYWELDEQTIRSLYPVPGRVLVHEGKSVQ